Genomic window (Vigna radiata var. radiata cultivar VC1973A chromosome 1, Vradiata_ver6, whole genome shotgun sequence):
GCCCCATAGCAAACAGTTCAGGTAAAACCTTCACCTTCTTATTTCTTAATGTCTTATACTCACTAGTACAGGCAGGGGAAACGACAGCGATTGTTTCCGCCCTTTGGCAGCGGTTCCCGAACCGCGGCATAGTAAGCCGCGGTAAAAAGTCTGGGACTTTATgccgcggttgtaaccgcggtaaaaagtcaggaatagaccgcggttcgtaccacaaccgcggcctaaaccttattttttaataaaaaaaaagtctagcCACAACCGTACTTTGATGTTTTCTCCTAGTGCAGCCACAGTTTGCTTCACCAAGTCTTTCACTAAAACACTGTCATCCTTGATAAAAGGCTACCCTAAAAGTGCAAGCTCCCCAGAGCCTTTTAGAGACCCTTCCCTCAACAATTTTTTCTCTGATGTTCTCTGGTTTTGAAAGAAGGTCCTCTCTCTGTCTTTCAAGTTCCTTTTCTTCAATGGATACAAACTGCACCTGTGGGCTGGCCACCACTTGCATTGCAAGATCACCAACCAATTCCTTGAATTTCTCACCTCTACCTACAAAATCAGTTTCGCAGTTCACCTCAATTAGAACGCCAATGCGTGAATCGTGAATGTATGAACCAATTCTGCCTTCTGCTGCTAGCCGGCTTGATTTCTTGTCGGCAGAGGAAAGACCCTTTTTTCTCAGGTATTCTTGGGCCTTTTCAAGATCCCCTCCAGTTTCAACTAGAGCTTTCTTGCAGTCCATCATCCCTGCTCCAGTTTATTTCTTagtttcaatttatatatatatatatatatatatatatatatatatatatatatattaaaattattattctttcctACATGTCATACAACTTAGATTATTCCAGCACATAAGATAAAAACTTGAAATGTGATGGGTTGGCTAACAATGATATTAGAGTGAGTGACTGTTAAGTGAATGGTTAAGACTTTGTCAAACAATGAGTTTGGTTTTTAAAGTCAAGACAGAGAtaatacatttaaaatgaaCTTGACTATTTATACTctttaaaatagattataatattaattttaaaaaattaatctttggTTGTCAATTAgtaaaaatgaagttaaataaaataataacattaaaagtgatttaaagAGTCagtaaattctaaaaattattatgataaacAAAGTTAACAATTtgtttaattacattattttcgtTTATTTCTTTCATACATTTTCGTATAATAGGCTATTACATGAAGAAAATCAATAATTCGATctctaaaattttgtttttatgatttatgTGTGGTGTTCTAATTTTGTAATTCATATAGTGGATAGGACTTTAAAagtctttttatttcattttctgcaTTTCCTTGTCATAATAGTTATGTTTTCATTATCTTTCTAGTTTATGTCCATTTTCTAACCCATAAAATGggcataacaaaaaaaataagtaatata
Coding sequences:
- the LOC106762632 gene encoding uncharacterized protein LOC106762632, whose product is MDCKKALVETGGDLEKAQEYLRKKGLSSADKKSSRLAAEGRIGSYIHDSRIGVLIEVNCETDFVGRGEKFKELVGDLAMQVVASPQVQFVSIEEKELERQREDLLSKPENIREKIVEGRVSKRLWGACTFRVAFYQG